DNA from Thermovirga sp.:
CGGTCCTGGCGATCTCCGCCCCGCCCAGTCTTCCGCTGCACTGGATCTTGATACCCTCGGCACCGGATTTCATGGCCCGGAAGATGGACTGTTTCATGGCCCGGCGGAAACTGACGCGCCTCTCAAGGGCCGAAGCGACCCCCTCGGCCACGATCTGAGCTTCCTTGTCGGGGTTCTTGATTTCCTGGACGTTGATCATTATCTTGTTGCCCGTCAACTCCTGGATCTCCTCCCTGACCTTCTGGATCTCCGTGCCGCCCTTTCCTATCACTACGCCTGGACGGGCTGTCCAGATGGTGAAACGGATTACCTTGCCGATCCGTTCGATCTCTACCTTCGAGATGCCTGCATGGGACCACCTTTTGGCGATCCAATCCCTGAGCATGAGGTCTTCATGCAGTTTCTCCGCGTAATCCTTGCGGCCCGCATACCATCTCGATTCCCAATCGCGCACTATTCCAAGGCGATACCCTACAGGGTGTACTTTCTGGCCCAACGGTCAACCCTCCCTAACGCTCGGCGACCACGACGGTGATATGGCTGGTGCGATGCTTGTAGGCATGCACCCTGCCCATCGAGACCGGCAGCCAGCGCTTCATCGATGGACCCTGGTCGGCATAGGCCTTAACCACAACCAGTCGATCCATATCCATTCCATAGTTATGCTCGGCATTGGCGATGGCACTCTTGAGCACCTTCTCGACGACCCGAGCGGCCTTCTTCTGGGTGAAGCGGAGCGTCTCGAGGGCCTGGCCGGCCTCCTTGCCCCTTATGAGCGTAAGGACCTGCCTCGATTTGGTCGGCGAAAGCCGCACCTGCCTCGCAATGGCTTTTGCTTCCATGAAAAGCCCTCCTATCGCACGCGGGTGGAACGTTCC
Protein-coding regions in this window:
- the rplV gene encoding 50S ribosomal protein L22, yielding MEAKAIARQVRLSPTKSRQVLTLIRGKEAGQALETLRFTQKKAARVVEKVLKSAIANAEHNYGMDMDRLVVVKAYADQGPSMKRWLPVSMGRVHAYKHRTSHITVVVAER
- the rpsC gene encoding 30S ribosomal protein S3; translated protein: MGQKVHPVGYRLGIVRDWESRWYAGRKDYAEKLHEDLMLRDWIAKRWSHAGISKVEIERIGKVIRFTIWTARPGVVIGKGGTEIQKVREEIQELTGNKIMINVQEIKNPDKEAQIVAEGVASALERRVSFRRAMKQSIFRAMKSGAEGIKIQCSGRLGGAEIARTEWYLEGRLPLSTLRADIDYGFAEARTLYGVIGVKVWINKGQAVRPAPAGSQEPVERG